In Populus alba chromosome 9, ASM523922v2, whole genome shotgun sequence, a genomic segment contains:
- the LOC118034750 gene encoding uncharacterized protein produces MGLIRNSTMKSGDYLEGMLSDYVGGKAKSKVQRSSSARLVTALTCLQFAFAVYATFLLYYMSPTIDLRTKPDFTWATRIAQQWKHFIIPPHVLGRYQEAASLVTAEIRPINPSEVCEHEKIDFQQKKSNDAQMIKLKRELYDEVLDFQSKSTGTETLSELMAMKSKWDLRGPNKPRVTVILNHFKRKTLCAQLDSLLHQTLPFHHVWVLSFGSPNELSLKRIVNSYNDSRISFISSSYDFKYYGRFQMALQTEADLVYIVDDDMIPGRKMLQTLSHVAGTEKYKNSVLGSIGRILPFRQKDFTFPSYRKFRSKEAGLYLPDPAYDITVDKIVQVDFLSSSWFLSAELVKTLFIEAPMTFLTGEDLHLSYQLQKYRNAGSFVLPVDPNDKETWGDSEHRLAYVSETTVIFKDIVQVRDDQWWRALSTGYVTQWAAMHPQKIDALFYAHSVDEVKALAPLIEKFRSTVGKKAYIVVSGGNFCPCEDAATALKWPKIVCKERRFKIFDLAVAAQTEISNSEVPVIQAVYSSLKGLIKIHNPSVLIAVNDIDPNVKKALKMATETDTNGTTVVLLPRPSISKVLWMADLRSTALPNWNKMRISVNIITQNRAPSLTRLLKSLSDAYYVGDEIPISFNVDSKVDEETIRLVSSFNWPHGPKTLRRRIIQGGLIRAVSESWYPSSDDDYGLLLEDDIEVSPFYYLWIKYALLAYHYDPQVSLPELSSISLYTPKLVEVVKERPRWNATEFFKRIHPNTPYLHQLPCSWGAVFFPKQWREFYVYMNMRFTEDAKANPVQIPKSRTNGWQASWKKFLIDMMYLRGYVSLYPNFPNQASFSTNHMEPGAHISAKDNVVKHDKTDFEVPLLKEDFRSFLPNGKFPPASKLPSLNLFNQPVSLKGLKAAGAKLGQDVLRCDNATEIVSVDHETGLPKQCAKF; encoded by the exons ATGGGGTTAATCCGGAATTCGACGATGAAAAGTGGGGATTACTTGGAAGGGATGCTTAGTGATTATGTGGGAGGAAAGGCCAAGTCCAAGGTACAGAGGAGTTCCTCGGCAAGGCTTGTCACTGCTCTTACTTGTCTCCAATTTGCTTTTGCAGTTTATGCAACCTTCTTACTATACTACATGAGCCCTACAATAGATTTAAGAACCAAACCAGACTTTACATGGGCTACAAGAATCGCACAGCAATGGAAACACTTCATCATCCCACCCCATGTTCTTGGTCGGTACCAGGAAGCTGCTTCTCTTGTTACAGCAGAAATCCGGCCAATCAATCCGTCAGAAGTTTGTGAGCATGAAAAGATTGATTTCCAGCAGAAGAAGTCAAACGATGCTCAAATGATTAAGTTGAAGAGAGAGCTTTATGATGAGGTATTGGATTTTCAAAGTAAGTCTACTGGAACAGAGACTCTGTCTGAGCTAATGGCAATGAAGTCCAAGTGGGATTTGCGAGGTCCCAATAAACCAAGGGTCACAGTGATCTTAAACCATTTCAAGAGAAAGACGCTCTGTGCCCAGCTTGATTCTTTGCTTCACCAGACGCTTCCTTTCCACCATGTCTGGGTACTCTCATTCGGGAGCCCAAACGAGCTCTCGTTAAAGAGAATTGTAAACAGCTACAATGACTCAAGAATCAGTTTCATTAGTTCTAGCTATGATTTCAAGTACTATGGAAGGTTCCAGATGGCTTTACAAACCGAAGCCGATCTTGTATATATTGTTGATGATGACATGATTCCAGGAAGGAAGATGCTGCAGACATTATCTCACGTAGCAGGGACAGAAAAATACAAGAACTCGGTTTTGGGCAGCATTGGAAGGATTTTGCCTTTCAGACAAAAGGACTTTACGTTCCCCAGCTACAGAAAGTTCCGGTCCAAAGAGGCAGGGCTCTACTTGCCTGACCCTGCTTATGACATAACAGTTGATAAAATTGTGCAGGTGGATTTTCTTTCCAGTTCATGGTTTTTATCTGCAGAGCTCGTCAAGACACTATTCATTGAGGCACCTATGACCTTCCTGACAGGAGAAGATCTGCATCTTAG CTATCAGCTACAGAAGTACAGAAATGCTGGTTCATTTGTGCTTCCGGTTGATCCAAACGACAAGGAAACATGGGGTGATAGTGAGCACAGGCTAGCTTATGTTTCTGAAACCACTGTAATTTTCAAGGACATTGTTCAAGTCCGAGATGATCAGTGGTGGAGAGCACTCTCTACCGGTTATGTGACTCAATGGGCAGCAATGCACCCTCAAAAGATAGACGCACTCTTCTATGCCCACTCGGTCGATGAAGTCAAAGCACTTGCACCGCTTATTGAGAAGTTCAGGTCTACTGTTGGCAAAAAGGCATACATTGTTGTCTCTGGAGGCAATTTTTGCCCCTGTGAAGATGCTGCAACTGCTCTAAAATGGCCAAAGATTGTCTGCAAAGAGCGAAGATTCAAGATATTTGATTTGGCGGTTGCAGCGCAGACGGAAATATCGAACTCAGAAGTGCCAGTGATCCAAGCAGTGTACTCGAGCCTTAAAGGATTGATCAAGATTCACAATCCCAGTGTGTTGATCGCTGTGAATGACATTGATCCTAATGTGAAGAAAGCCTTGAAAATGGCGACGGAGACTGATACTAATGGCACAACAGTGGTTCTTCTACCAAGGCCTTCAATATCGAAGGTTCTTTGGATGGCTGATCTAAGATCAACAGCTTTGCCAA ACTGGAATAAAATGAGGATTTCTGTCAACATAATCACCCAAAATCGTGCTCCTTCTTTAACAAGGCTTCTCAAATCTCTCAGCGATGCCTACTATGTGGGGGATGAGATCCCCATCAGCTTCAACGTGGACAGTAAAGTTGACGAGGAAACTATAAGATTAGTGAGCTCGTTTAATTGGCCTCATGGTCCTAAAACCCTCAGAAGAAGAATCATCCAAGGAGGTCTAATTCGAGCAGTCAGTGAAAGTTGGTACCCTTCATCTGATGATGATTATGGCCTCCTACTCGAAGATGATATTGAAGTCTCTCCGTTCTACTATCTATGGATCAAGTATGCTCTTTTGGCCTATCACTACGATCCACAGGTGTCGCTACCGGAGCTCTCCTCCATCTCCCTTTACACTCCTAAATTGGTGGAGGTGGTGAAAGAAAGGCCAAGATGGAATGCAACGGAGTTCTTTAAACGAATCCATCCTAACACCCCTTATCTCCACCAGCTACCCTGCAGTTGGGGTGCAGTGTTCTTCCCTAAACAATGGAGAGAattctatgtttacatgaacaTGAGGTTCACTGAAGATGCCAAGGCAAACCCAGTTCAGATCCCGAAGTCAAGAACAAATGGATGGCAAGCTTCATGGAAAAAGTTCCTCATTGACATGATGTACCTCAGAGGCTATGTTAGTCTCTACCCCAACTTCCCGAACCAGGCAAGCTTCTCGACTAACCATATGGAACCAGGGGCTCACATTAGTGCAAAGGACAACGTTGTTAAGCATGACAAGACAGATTTCGAGGTGCCATTGTTGAAGGAAGATTTTAGATCCTTTTTGCCAAATGGCAAGTTTCCTCCAGCATCAAAATTGCCATCACTTAACTTGTTCAACCAACCTGTTTCGCTCAAGGGTCTGAAGGCTGCCGGAGCTAAGCTGGGTCAAGATGTACTCAGGTGCGACAACGCCACAGAAATTGTGAGCGTGGATCATGAAACAGGGCTGCCTAAACAATGCGCAAAATTCTGA